The following coding sequences lie in one Pseudoxanthomonas sp. SE1 genomic window:
- the gltB gene encoding glutamate synthase large subunit, giving the protein MAPRNRQGGFDQGLYDPNDERDACGFGMIAQLDDQPSRALVDTAIAALSRMTHRGGVAADGLTGDGCGLLIRKPDAFLRALAAESSIALGERFASGLVFLPHDDALAAQCRATLEAELFRTGVAVKGWRVPPTNDAVCGQLAKDTLPRIEQLYVDAGAEQGDDDFTLALFLARRRSEQQLRTSVPDFYVVTLSPHAIGYKGMVLPDKLSTFYPDLQRAELASSAVVFHQRFSTNTLPRWPLAHPFRLLAHNGEINTIEGNRRWAQARSKVWKTPRFDIAEFDPVISMHGSDSQSLDNMLELLVAGGMELIQALRILVPPATQSLEFKDADLAAFYEFYGLNTEPWDGPAGIVSMDARYAACTLDRNGLRPARWMLTSDRHFIVASEAGVWEVPAERVTRKGKLGPGEMMAIDLKRGDLLDSEAVDRINRGRAPYKQWLHQGVTYLQTELIDPSLTDAPFDEKTLRGYHKLFQLTSEEVEGVLRPLAETEQEATGSMGDDTPMAVLSRQTRPLYDYFRQAFAQVTNPPIDPLREDCVMSLTTQLGRETNIFHAGPETVHHIILNSPVLSQRKLRQIVKMAPYDQKHRYIDLSYDPAEGMKAAIERISAEVAQAAREGMVMVVLSDRRPQQGRPMVHALLATGAVHHHLCREGLRCDVNLIVETGTARDPHHIACLIGVGATAVYPYLAYQTLFDLGRRGILQIKKGGEQAQIGRSYRKGIYKGLSKIISKMGICTISSYRGAQLFEIVGLDPEVVDLCFAETPSRIGGVGFERLDLEARQLEARAWNDRESPEVGGLLKYVHGGEYHMYNPDVVMTLQRATRTGEARDWHAYADAVNSRPPSALRDLLQLKKADTPTPLTEVADASDLLRRFDTAAISLGALSPEAHEALAIAMNRLGGRSNSGEGGEDPARYGTEKRSKIKQVASGRFGVTPEYLVNAEVLQIKVAQGAKPGEGGQLPGHKVNELIARLRYAKPGIGLISPPPHHDIYSIEDLAQLIFDLKQVNPTALVSVKLVSHAGVGTIAAGVVKAGADLITISGHDGGTGASPVSSIRYAGVPWELGVAEAHHALVVNQLRDRTVLQTDGGLKTGLDVVKAALLGADSFGFGTGPMIVLGCKYLRICHLNNCATGVATQDERLRTQYFTGLPERVENFFRLLSEEVRQWLSYLGARSLDEIVGRTDLLQQIEVSPREGVNIDLSRLLKGAKVDSSTCAAQRLYESPDSLATQLDGLLAEPIRRKSGGDHRFLIHNTDRSIGTRLSGTIARVHGNHGMADAPLNLRFRGSAGQSFGAFNAGGLLMELEGEANDYVGKGMAGGRLVVRPPRGARFEARNTPIIGNTCLYGATGGELFAAGRAGERFGVRNSGALAVIEGAGDHCCEYMTDGIVLVLGKVGLNFGAGFTGGLAYVLDLDRDFVDRYNHELIDIHRISPEGFESHRQHLHTLISRHRELTGSIWAQQILDEFRDYVGKFWLVKPKAASIDSLNETLRRAA; this is encoded by the coding sequence ATGGCCCCTCGCAATCGCCAAGGCGGCTTTGACCAGGGTCTTTACGACCCGAACGACGAACGCGACGCCTGCGGCTTCGGCATGATCGCGCAACTCGACGACCAGCCCTCGCGCGCGCTCGTCGATACCGCCATTGCCGCGCTCTCGCGCATGACCCATCGCGGCGGCGTCGCCGCCGACGGGCTGACCGGCGATGGCTGCGGCCTGCTGATCCGCAAACCGGATGCTTTCCTGCGCGCGCTGGCCGCTGAATCCAGCATCGCGCTGGGCGAGCGCTTCGCTTCCGGCCTGGTCTTCCTGCCGCACGACGACGCGCTCGCCGCGCAGTGCCGCGCCACGCTGGAAGCCGAACTGTTCCGCACCGGCGTGGCGGTGAAAGGCTGGCGCGTGCCGCCGACCAACGACGCGGTGTGCGGGCAACTGGCCAAGGACACGCTGCCGCGCATCGAACAGCTGTATGTCGACGCGGGCGCCGAGCAGGGCGACGACGACTTCACGCTGGCGTTGTTCCTCGCCCGTCGCCGCAGCGAACAGCAGCTGCGTACTTCCGTGCCGGATTTCTATGTGGTGACGCTGTCGCCGCATGCGATCGGCTACAAGGGCATGGTGCTGCCCGACAAGCTGTCGACCTTCTACCCCGACCTGCAGCGCGCCGAGCTGGCCAGCAGCGCGGTGGTCTTCCACCAGCGCTTCTCGACCAACACGCTGCCGCGCTGGCCGCTGGCGCACCCGTTCCGCCTGCTGGCGCACAACGGCGAGATCAACACCATCGAGGGCAACCGCCGCTGGGCGCAGGCGCGCAGCAAGGTGTGGAAGACGCCGCGCTTCGACATCGCCGAGTTCGATCCGGTCATCTCGATGCACGGCTCCGATTCGCAGAGCCTGGACAACATGCTGGAACTGCTCGTCGCCGGTGGCATGGAGCTGATCCAGGCGCTGCGCATCCTGGTGCCGCCGGCCACGCAGTCGCTGGAATTCAAGGACGCCGACCTGGCCGCGTTCTACGAGTTCTACGGCCTCAACACCGAACCGTGGGACGGTCCGGCCGGCATCGTCTCGATGGACGCGCGCTACGCCGCATGCACGCTCGACCGCAACGGCCTGCGCCCCGCGCGCTGGATGCTGACCAGCGACCGCCACTTCATCGTCGCCAGCGAAGCCGGCGTGTGGGAAGTGCCGGCCGAGCGCGTGACCCGCAAGGGCAAGCTCGGCCCGGGCGAGATGATGGCCATCGACCTCAAGCGTGGCGACCTGCTGGACAGCGAGGCGGTGGACCGCATCAACCGCGGTCGCGCGCCGTACAAGCAATGGCTGCACCAGGGCGTCACCTACCTGCAGACCGAGCTGATCGATCCGTCGCTGACCGATGCGCCGTTCGACGAGAAGACGCTGCGCGGCTACCACAAGCTGTTCCAGCTGACGTCGGAGGAAGTCGAAGGCGTGCTCCGCCCGCTGGCGGAGACCGAGCAGGAAGCCACCGGCTCGATGGGCGACGACACGCCGATGGCCGTGCTGAGCCGACAGACGCGTCCGCTGTACGACTACTTCCGCCAGGCGTTCGCGCAGGTCACCAACCCGCCGATCGATCCCCTGCGCGAAGACTGCGTGATGTCGCTGACCACCCAGCTGGGACGGGAGACCAACATCTTCCACGCCGGGCCGGAAACTGTGCACCACATCATCCTCAATTCGCCGGTGCTGTCCCAGCGCAAGCTGCGGCAGATCGTGAAGATGGCGCCGTACGACCAGAAGCACCGCTACATCGACCTGTCGTACGACCCCGCGGAAGGCATGAAGGCCGCCATCGAGCGCATCAGCGCCGAGGTGGCGCAGGCCGCACGCGAGGGCATGGTGATGGTGGTGCTGAGCGACCGCCGCCCGCAGCAGGGCCGGCCGATGGTGCACGCCCTGCTCGCCACCGGCGCGGTGCACCACCACCTGTGCCGCGAAGGCCTGCGCTGCGACGTCAACCTGATCGTCGAAACCGGCACTGCGCGCGACCCGCACCACATCGCCTGCCTGATCGGCGTGGGCGCCACCGCCGTGTATCCGTACCTCGCCTACCAGACGCTGTTCGACCTGGGCCGGCGCGGCATCCTGCAGATCAAGAAAGGCGGCGAGCAGGCGCAAATCGGCCGCAGCTACCGCAAGGGCATCTACAAGGGCCTGTCCAAGATCATCTCGAAGATGGGCATCTGCACCATCAGCAGCTACCGCGGCGCGCAGCTGTTCGAGATCGTCGGGCTGGATCCGGAGGTCGTCGACCTCTGCTTCGCCGAAACGCCGTCGCGCATCGGCGGCGTCGGCTTCGAACGGCTCGACCTGGAAGCCCGCCAGCTGGAAGCGCGCGCCTGGAACGACCGCGAGTCGCCCGAAGTCGGTGGCCTGCTGAAGTACGTGCACGGCGGCGAGTACCACATGTACAACCCGGACGTGGTGATGACGCTGCAGCGCGCGACGCGCACCGGTGAAGCGCGCGACTGGCACGCCTATGCCGACGCGGTGAACTCGCGGCCGCCCTCGGCGCTGCGCGACCTGCTGCAGTTGAAGAAGGCCGACACACCGACGCCGCTGACCGAGGTGGCCGACGCCTCCGACCTGCTGCGCCGCTTCGACACCGCGGCGATCTCGCTCGGCGCACTGTCGCCCGAGGCGCACGAGGCGCTCGCCATCGCGATGAACCGCCTCGGCGGCCGCAGCAACTCCGGTGAGGGCGGCGAAGACCCCGCGCGCTACGGCACCGAGAAGCGCAGCAAGATCAAGCAGGTCGCTTCCGGCCGCTTCGGCGTGACGCCGGAGTACCTGGTCAATGCCGAAGTGCTGCAGATCAAGGTCGCACAGGGCGCCAAGCCCGGCGAAGGCGGCCAGCTGCCCGGCCACAAGGTCAACGAGCTGATCGCGCGGCTCCGCTACGCCAAGCCCGGCATCGGCCTGATCTCGCCACCGCCGCACCACGACATCTATTCGATCGAAGACCTCGCGCAGCTGATCTTCGACCTCAAGCAGGTCAACCCGACCGCGCTGGTGTCGGTGAAGCTGGTGTCGCACGCAGGCGTGGGCACCATTGCCGCGGGCGTGGTGAAGGCGGGCGCGGACCTGATCACCATCTCCGGCCATGACGGCGGCACCGGCGCCAGCCCGGTGAGCTCGATCCGGTATGCCGGCGTGCCATGGGAACTCGGCGTCGCCGAAGCGCACCACGCGCTGGTGGTGAACCAGCTGCGCGACCGCACCGTGCTGCAGACCGACGGCGGCCTGAAGACCGGCCTGGACGTGGTCAAGGCGGCGCTGCTGGGCGCCGACAGCTTCGGCTTCGGCACCGGCCCGATGATCGTGCTGGGTTGCAAGTACCTGCGCATCTGCCACCTCAACAACTGCGCCACCGGCGTGGCCACGCAGGACGAGCGCCTGCGCACGCAGTACTTCACAGGCCTGCCCGAGCGCGTGGAGAACTTCTTCCGCCTGCTGTCCGAGGAAGTGCGGCAGTGGCTGTCGTACCTGGGCGCGCGCTCGCTGGACGAGATCGTCGGTCGCACCGACCTGCTGCAGCAGATCGAGGTGTCGCCGCGGGAAGGCGTCAACATCGACCTGTCGCGCCTGTTGAAGGGCGCAAAGGTCGACAGCAGCACCTGCGCTGCGCAGCGTCTGTACGAGTCGCCGGACAGCCTGGCCACCCAGTTGGACGGCCTGCTCGCCGAACCGATCCGCAGGAAGAGCGGCGGCGACCATCGCTTCCTGATCCACAACACCGACCGCAGCATCGGCACGCGCCTGTCCGGCACCATCGCGCGCGTACATGGCAACCACGGCATGGCCGACGCACCGTTGAACCTGCGCTTCCGCGGCAGTGCCGGCCAGAGCTTCGGCGCATTCAACGCCGGCGGCCTGCTGATGGAGCTGGAAGGCGAAGCCAACGACTACGTGGGCAAGGGCATGGCCGGCGGCCGGCTGGTCGTGCGTCCGCCGCGCGGCGCGCGGTTCGAGGCACGCAACACGCCGATCATCGGTAACACCTGCCTGTACGGCGCCACCGGCGGCGAGCTGTTCGCAGCCGGACGTGCCGGCGAGCGATTCGGCGTGCGCAACTCCGGCGCGCTGGCGGTGATCGAAGGCGCGGGCGACCACTGCTGCGAGTACATGACCGACGGCATCGTGCTGGTGCTCGGCAAGGTGGGCCTGAACTTCGGCGCCGGCTTCACCGGGGGCCTGGCCTACGTGCTCGACCTGGACCGCGATTTCGTCGACCGCTACAACCACGAACTCATCGACATCCACCGCATCAGCCCGGAAGGCTTCGAAAGCCACCGCCAGCACCTGCACACGCTGATCAGCCGCCATCGCGAACTGACCGGCAGCATCTGGGCGCAGCAGATCCTGGACGAGTTCCGCGACTACGTGGGCAAGTTCTGGCTGGTGAAGCCGAAGGCCGCGAGCATCGATTCGTTGAACGAGACCTTGAGGCGCGCGGCATGA
- a CDS encoding FAD-dependent oxidoreductase, translating to MSKKQVFQFLDLPRTMPQRIPLELRTSGDWGELYGKFGKEEAQYQAGRCLDCGNPYCSWKCPVHNAIPQWLQLLQENRIEEAAELCHSTNPLPEVCGRVCPQDRLCEGSCTLEEFGAVTIGAAEKYIVDTALANGWRPDLSDVKPTGKRVAVIGAGPAGLGCADRLARAGIQAVVYDRYEQIGGLLQFGIPSFKLDKSVIAQRREVLEGMGVEFRLGVDVGRDVTLAQLLDEYDAVFLGTGAYRYTDGGLPGQDLEGVLPALPFLVQNGRIVGGGDPWGRPIAGWEDKLALPDLHGKRVVVLGGGDTGMDCVRSAIRLGAAKVTCAYRRDEANMPGSAREVANAREEGVRFLFNRQPLGVVAGDDGTVAGVQVVETKLGEPDERGRQSAVPIEGSESVLEADVVIIAFGFSPSVPAWLAEQGVEGTPNGRIVVGGGDRLAFQTTNPKLFAGGDAVRGADLVVTAVAEGRDAAGSIATLLLT from the coding sequence ATGAGCAAGAAGCAGGTATTCCAGTTCCTCGACCTGCCGCGGACGATGCCGCAGCGCATTCCGCTGGAGCTGCGCACGTCCGGCGACTGGGGCGAGCTGTACGGCAAGTTCGGCAAGGAGGAAGCCCAGTACCAGGCCGGCCGTTGCCTGGATTGCGGCAATCCGTACTGCAGCTGGAAATGCCCGGTGCACAACGCCATCCCGCAGTGGCTGCAGCTGCTGCAGGAAAACCGCATCGAGGAAGCCGCCGAGCTGTGCCATTCCACCAATCCGCTGCCTGAAGTCTGTGGCCGCGTCTGCCCGCAGGACCGCCTGTGCGAGGGCAGCTGCACGCTGGAGGAATTCGGCGCGGTCACCATCGGCGCAGCGGAGAAGTACATCGTCGATACCGCGCTGGCGAACGGCTGGCGCCCGGACCTGAGCGACGTGAAGCCGACCGGCAAGCGCGTGGCCGTGATCGGTGCCGGGCCGGCGGGGCTGGGCTGCGCCGACCGCCTCGCGCGCGCCGGCATCCAGGCCGTGGTGTACGACCGCTACGAGCAGATCGGCGGCCTGCTGCAGTTCGGCATTCCCAGCTTCAAGCTGGACAAGAGCGTCATCGCGCAGCGGCGCGAGGTGCTGGAGGGCATGGGCGTCGAGTTCCGCCTGGGCGTGGACGTGGGTCGCGACGTGACCCTGGCGCAGTTGCTGGACGAGTACGACGCCGTCTTCCTCGGTACCGGCGCCTATCGCTACACCGACGGCGGGTTGCCGGGACAGGATCTTGAAGGCGTGCTGCCTGCCCTGCCCTTCCTGGTGCAGAACGGCCGCATCGTCGGTGGCGGCGATCCGTGGGGTCGCCCGATCGCGGGCTGGGAAGACAAGCTGGCGTTGCCCGACCTGCACGGCAAGCGCGTGGTGGTGCTGGGCGGCGGCGACACCGGCATGGATTGCGTGCGCAGTGCCATCCGCCTGGGTGCGGCCAAGGTCACCTGCGCCTATCGCCGCGATGAAGCGAACATGCCCGGCTCCGCGCGCGAAGTCGCGAATGCGCGCGAAGAAGGCGTGCGCTTTTTGTTCAACCGCCAGCCGCTGGGCGTCGTGGCCGGCGACGACGGCACGGTGGCCGGCGTGCAGGTCGTCGAAACGAAACTCGGCGAGCCGGACGAACGCGGGCGCCAGAGCGCAGTGCCGATCGAAGGCAGCGAGTCGGTGCTGGAGGCCGACGTGGTGATCATCGCGTTCGGCTTCTCGCCCAGCGTGCCCGCATGGCTGGCCGAACAGGGTGTGGAAGGCACGCCGAACGGGCGCATCGTGGTCGGCGGCGGCGACCGCCTCGCCTTCCAGACCACGAACCCGAAGCTGTTCGCCGGCGGCGATGCAGTGCGTGGCGCGGACCTGGTGGTCACGGCAGTGGCCGAGGGGCGCGACGCGGCGGGCAGCATCGCGACGCTGCTGCTGACATAG
- a CDS encoding benzoate/H(+) symporter BenE family transporter produces the protein MDPHPPRHLLKDLSLSAIAAGFVTVLVGFASSAVIVFQAAQSLGASPAEISSWMWALGLGMGLTCIGLSLRYRMPVVTAWSTPGAAMLISSAAGLPLSDAIGAFLLSALLIAACGFSGFFERMISRIPVSLASGMLAGVLLRFGLEAFGAMKTQLGMVLTMFVVYLLARRLLPRYAVILTLLVGIAFAAGLGLLRVDGLSLELAKPIFIAPTFSLAAVVGIALPLFIVTMASQNVPGVAVIRASGYAIPISPVIGWTGVANLLLAPFGAFALNLAAITAAICMGREAHEDASRRYVAAIAAGVFYVVVGLFGATVAALFAAFPKELILAIAGIALLGTIGNSLAAALREESDREPALVTFLVTASGLSLAGIGSAFWGLLAGVAALLVWRRA, from the coding sequence ATGGACCCCCACCCACCCCGCCACCTGCTGAAAGACCTGTCCCTCTCCGCCATCGCCGCCGGCTTCGTCACCGTGCTGGTCGGCTTCGCCAGCTCCGCCGTCATCGTATTCCAGGCGGCCCAATCGCTGGGCGCCTCGCCGGCCGAGATCAGTTCCTGGATGTGGGCGCTGGGCCTGGGCATGGGACTGACCTGCATCGGCTTGTCGCTGCGCTACCGCATGCCGGTGGTGACTGCGTGGTCCACGCCGGGGGCCGCCATGCTGATCAGCAGCGCGGCCGGGTTGCCGCTGTCGGATGCGATCGGTGCGTTCCTGCTGTCGGCGCTGTTGATCGCGGCCTGCGGCTTTTCGGGTTTCTTCGAACGGATGATCAGCCGCATCCCGGTGTCGCTGGCGTCGGGCATGTTGGCCGGCGTGCTGCTGCGCTTCGGCCTGGAGGCGTTTGGCGCGATGAAGACGCAACTGGGCATGGTGCTGACGATGTTCGTCGTCTACCTGCTCGCGCGCCGCCTGCTGCCGCGCTATGCGGTGATCCTGACCTTGCTCGTCGGCATCGCCTTCGCGGCCGGGCTCGGATTGCTGCGTGTGGATGGGCTTTCGCTGGAACTGGCGAAGCCGATCTTCATCGCGCCCACCTTCTCGTTGGCCGCAGTGGTCGGCATCGCGCTCCCGTTGTTCATCGTGACCATGGCCTCGCAGAACGTACCGGGCGTGGCGGTGATCCGTGCGTCCGGGTATGCGATCCCGATCTCGCCCGTGATCGGCTGGACCGGTGTCGCCAACCTGCTGCTGGCGCCGTTCGGCGCGTTCGCGTTGAACCTCGCCGCGATCACCGCCGCGATCTGCATGGGCCGCGAAGCGCACGAGGATGCCTCCCGGCGTTACGTGGCGGCCATCGCGGCCGGGGTGTTCTACGTCGTCGTCGGCCTGTTCGGTGCGACGGTGGCCGCGCTGTTCGCCGCGTTCCCGAAGGAACTGATCCTGGCGATCGCCGGCATCGCGCTGTTGGGCACCATCGGCAACAGCCTTGCCGCCGCGCTGCGCGAGGAATCCGATCGCGAGCCGGCGCTGGTCACGTTTCTGGTGACCGCATCCGGATTGTCGCTGGCAGGTATCGGATCGGCTTTCTGGGGACTGCTCGCCGGCGTGGCCGCGCTGCTGGTGTGGCGGCGCGCATAG
- a CDS encoding PepSY domain-containing protein — MHTTRYRQHLLTLAALAALSGTAFAQAPAPTAGKDALKEPQVRALLTEKGYTNIDDLDFEDGQWETDATSANGDRVDVRINPASGDIVAEKLVSNLSENDIKAKLAAAGYSKIHDVGFDDGVWKAEAERADGNDVEIHLAANTGEVIHVEND; from the coding sequence ATGCACACCACCCGCTACCGCCAGCACCTGTTGACCCTGGCCGCGCTTGCCGCCCTTTCCGGCACCGCCTTCGCGCAGGCGCCCGCGCCCACGGCCGGCAAGGACGCGCTGAAGGAGCCGCAGGTACGCGCGCTGCTGACCGAGAAGGGCTACACCAACATCGACGACCTCGATTTCGAGGACGGCCAGTGGGAGACCGATGCCACCAGCGCCAACGGTGACCGCGTCGATGTGCGCATCAATCCGGCCAGCGGCGACATCGTGGCGGAGAAGCTGGTGTCGAACCTGAGCGAGAACGACATCAAGGCCAAGCTGGCCGCCGCCGGTTACTCGAAGATCCACGATGTCGGCTTCGACGACGGCGTCTGGAAGGCCGAGGCCGAGCGGGCCGACGGCAACGATGTCGAGATCCACCTGGCCGCCAACACCGGCGAGGTCATCCACGTCGAGAACGATTGA
- a CDS encoding methylglyoxal synthase, with translation MRLGLAANRLHHHTEDAALFRWLRASESGIRELQLGLHAVGRTHDAIAAAGMLRGYDGLRRYPYGRDGGLMKLVAEVVGLEGAERNLDGAIYFIDPVDPSSIFPEAVALKRQCVIHGKPFLSTVASARDWVEMERIHAGFAPDRGADRFHALETQTLALIAHDAMKPQMVAFVGDHFDVLSRFAHRMATGTTGQQLNELAWSRGWPTDTPWVERFQSGPLGGDAQIADRVLEHRCQRVIFFENPHVARQHEADIQLLERAVTTVTDEAVCTTSLAVARRWCEAVTKRRLAVVGAT, from the coding sequence ATGCGCCTCGGCCTTGCCGCCAACCGCCTGCATCACCACACCGAGGACGCCGCGCTGTTCCGCTGGCTGCGCGCCAGCGAATCCGGCATCCGCGAACTGCAGTTGGGCCTGCATGCCGTCGGACGCACGCACGATGCGATTGCGGCTGCCGGCATGCTGCGCGGCTACGACGGACTCAGGCGCTATCCCTACGGCCGCGATGGCGGGTTGATGAAGCTGGTGGCGGAAGTCGTCGGGCTGGAAGGCGCGGAACGGAATCTCGATGGCGCGATCTACTTCATCGATCCCGTGGATCCGTCCTCGATCTTCCCCGAAGCCGTGGCGCTGAAGCGGCAGTGCGTCATCCACGGCAAGCCGTTCCTTTCCACCGTGGCGTCGGCACGCGACTGGGTCGAGATGGAGCGCATCCACGCCGGTTTCGCACCGGACCGCGGGGCGGACCGCTTCCATGCACTGGAAACGCAGACGCTGGCCCTGATCGCGCACGATGCGATGAAACCGCAGATGGTCGCGTTCGTCGGCGATCATTTCGACGTGCTGTCGCGTTTCGCCCACCGCATGGCCACCGGCACCACCGGCCAGCAACTCAATGAACTGGCGTGGAGCCGCGGTTGGCCAACCGATACGCCGTGGGTGGAGCGCTTCCAGAGCGGCCCGCTGGGCGGCGACGCGCAGATCGCCGATCGCGTGCTGGAACACCGCTGCCAGCGCGTGATCTTCTTCGAGAACCCGCATGTCGCGCGCCAGCACGAGGCCGACATCCAGCTGCTGGAGCGCGCCGTCACCACCGTAACCGACGAGGCCGTGTGCACGACGTCGCTGGCCGTGGCCAGGCGATGGTGTGAGGCGGTAACCAAGCGCCGCCTCGCTGTTGTGGGAGCGACGTAA
- a CDS encoding D-hexose-6-phosphate mutarotase, producing MNALPDGVTREAWQGIDVLRVETPFSVARLSLHGAQVLSFVPTGFDDLLWVSPTTALPPKAIRGGVPVCWPYFGRQGQPDDAPQHGHARLSRWPLTDARREADGGVVLKLALPLRDGVPLELQMSLHIGRELRQSIDTLHRGEAPYRLTQALHTYFHVADAMQVRVTGLDGLRYDDKYDGGTHVQSGDWSLHDPRDPGRSDRIYAGTGHRFDLLDPAGGRRIRLDTFGSRSLVVWNPGEAGARGMADLPDAGWRNFVCLEAANASDDAIELEPGQRHRLSHVISAAVL from the coding sequence ATGAATGCGCTTCCCGATGGCGTGACCCGTGAGGCCTGGCAGGGCATCGACGTGCTGCGTGTGGAAACACCGTTCTCCGTCGCCCGCCTCAGTCTGCATGGCGCGCAGGTGCTGTCGTTCGTGCCAACAGGCTTCGATGACCTGCTCTGGGTATCACCCACCACCGCATTGCCGCCGAAAGCGATCCGGGGCGGTGTGCCTGTCTGCTGGCCGTACTTCGGCAGACAGGGACAGCCGGACGACGCCCCCCAACACGGCCACGCCCGCCTCTCGCGCTGGCCGCTGACCGACGCGCGTCGCGAAGCCGATGGCGGTGTCGTGCTGAAGCTCGCGTTGCCGCTGCGCGACGGCGTGCCGCTGGAACTGCAGATGTCCCTGCACATCGGGCGCGAGCTGCGGCAGAGCATCGACACGCTGCATCGTGGTGAAGCACCGTACCGGCTGACGCAGGCCCTGCATACCTACTTCCACGTCGCCGATGCGATGCAGGTGCGCGTCACCGGGCTCGACGGCCTGCGCTACGACGACAAGTACGACGGCGGCACGCACGTGCAGTCCGGCGACTGGTCGCTGCACGACCCGCGCGATCCTGGCCGCAGCGACCGCATCTATGCCGGCACCGGACACCGGTTCGACCTGCTCGACCCCGCAGGCGGTCGCCGCATCCGGCTCGACACCTTCGGCAGCCGCTCGCTGGTGGTGTGGAATCCGGGCGAGGCCGGCGCGCGCGGCATGGCCGATCTGCCCGACGCGGGATGGCGGAACTTTGTTTGCCTGGAAGCCGCGAATGCGAGCGACGATGCCATCGAACTGGAGCCCGGCCAGCGCCATCGGCTGAGCCATGTGATCTCGGCGGCCGTCCTGTAG
- a CDS encoding TCR/Tet family MFS transporter, translated as MNAESHAQPGRRAALIFIFITVLIDVLSFGVIIPVLPGLVRQFTGGDFAQAAWWVGVFGMLFAAIQFVCTPIQGTLSDRFGRRPVILLSCLGLGVDFILMALAQSLPWLLVARIFSGVFSASFTTANAYIADITPPEGRAKAFGMIGAAFGVGFIIGPIIGGELGAIDLRLPFWFAAGLALLNFLYGYFVLPESLPKEKRTATFDWAHANPVGSMVLLKRYPQVFGLAAVVLIANLAHYVYPSVFVLFAEYQYRWSERQVSWVLAAVGVFSVIVQAGLVGRVVPKFGERRTLLFGLACGVVGFFIYGTADVGWMFLIGLPISALWGLAGPATQALITQQVGADVQGRIQGALMSLVSLAGIVGPMMFAGTFALFIGKQAPMHLPGAPWLLAALLLAIGWLVGWRFARPPSAQAR; from the coding sequence GTGAACGCCGAATCGCACGCACAACCCGGTCGTCGCGCCGCGCTGATCTTCATCTTCATCACCGTGCTGATCGACGTGCTGTCGTTCGGCGTGATCATTCCGGTTCTGCCGGGGCTGGTGCGCCAGTTCACGGGCGGTGACTTCGCGCAGGCCGCATGGTGGGTGGGCGTGTTCGGCATGCTGTTCGCGGCCATCCAGTTCGTCTGCACCCCGATCCAGGGAACACTGTCGGACCGCTTCGGCCGTCGGCCGGTGATCCTGCTGTCGTGCCTGGGGCTGGGCGTCGACTTCATCCTGATGGCACTCGCGCAGTCGTTGCCCTGGTTGCTGGTGGCGCGCATTTTCTCGGGGGTGTTCTCGGCCAGTTTCACCACGGCCAATGCCTACATCGCCGACATCACGCCGCCGGAAGGCCGCGCGAAGGCCTTCGGCATGATCGGCGCCGCATTCGGCGTCGGTTTCATCATCGGCCCGATCATCGGCGGCGAGCTGGGTGCCATCGACCTGCGCCTGCCGTTCTGGTTCGCGGCGGGCCTGGCGCTGCTGAACTTCCTGTACGGCTACTTCGTGCTGCCGGAATCGCTGCCGAAGGAGAAGCGGACCGCGACGTTCGACTGGGCGCATGCCAACCCGGTCGGATCGATGGTGTTGCTGAAGCGCTATCCGCAGGTGTTCGGGCTGGCCGCCGTGGTGCTGATCGCCAACCTCGCGCACTACGTCTATCCGAGCGTGTTCGTGCTGTTCGCCGAGTACCAGTATCGCTGGAGCGAGCGCCAGGTCAGCTGGGTATTGGCCGCGGTCGGCGTGTTCAGCGTGATCGTACAGGCGGGTCTGGTCGGCCGTGTGGTACCGAAGTTCGGCGAGCGCCGCACGCTGCTGTTCGGTCTGGCCTGCGGCGTGGTCGGTTTCTTCATCTACGGGACGGCGGACGTCGGCTGGATGTTCCTGATCGGACTGCCGATCAGCGCGCTGTGGGGCCTCGCGGGTCCGGCCACGCAGGCGCTGATCACGCAGCAGGTGGGCGCCGACGTGCAGGGCCGCATCCAGGGGGCGTTGATGAGCCTGGTGAGCCTGGCCGGCATCGTGGGTCCGATGATGTTCGCCGGCACCTTCGCGCTGTTCATCGGCAAGCAGGCGCCGATGCATCTGCCCGGCGCTCCGTGGCTGCTGGCGGCGCTGCTGCTGGCCATCGGCTGGCTGGTGGGCTGGCGTTTCGCGCGGCCTCCCTCGGCCCAGGCACGTTAA